A genomic segment from Streptomyces antibioticus encodes:
- a CDS encoding SRPBCC family protein yields the protein MGSRSVAVERLVGAGQGAVWEALTDLRGMERVLSGVTKVEVLTDGAFGVGTRWRETRRMFGKDATEEMWVTVSVPPERYVVEAESHGSRYVSAWDLTPAGPSATTVRMTFSATPTGGVSGLLAKLMGGLGERAVRKAIAKDLADVAAAVEGRGASEGPA from the coding sequence ATGGGAAGCAGGAGCGTCGCCGTCGAGCGTCTCGTCGGGGCCGGGCAGGGGGCCGTGTGGGAGGCGCTGACCGATCTGCGCGGGATGGAGCGGGTGCTCAGCGGCGTCACGAAGGTCGAGGTGCTCACCGACGGGGCGTTCGGTGTGGGGACCCGCTGGCGTGAGACCCGCCGGATGTTCGGCAAGGACGCCACCGAGGAGATGTGGGTGACGGTCAGCGTGCCGCCCGAGCGGTACGTGGTCGAGGCCGAGTCGCACGGATCCCGGTACGTCTCGGCCTGGGACCTGACCCCGGCGGGCCCCTCGGCGACGACCGTGCGCATGACGTTCTCCGCCACCCCGACCGGCGGGGTGAGCGGCCTGCTCGCCAAGCTGATGGGCGGGCTGGGCGAGCGGGCGGTGCGCAAGGCCATCGCCAAGGACCTCGCCGACGTCGCCGCGGCGGTCGAGGGCCGCGGCGCGTCTGAAGGACCTGCCTGA
- a CDS encoding carbon-nitrogen family hydrolase gives MRASLIQLSVDASESAEERRHRAASLVRDRAGDDLVVLPELWTAGAWSYDGWDREAESVDGPTAVALSAAARQAGAWLHAGSIVERDADGTLYNTALLFDRNGELRGRYRKIHRYGFDTGEATLMGGGDDVVTVPTDFGVVGLAICYDLRFPELFRGLIDAGAELIVIPAAWPAARLMHWRLLTRTRALEEQVFLLACCAAGTHSGIHQAGHSVVVDPWGTVLAEAGPDQETLTADLDMSEVTRIRTELPVLHDRVLGITAPAAR, from the coding sequence ATGCGAGCCTCGCTGATCCAGTTGTCCGTGGACGCGTCGGAGTCCGCCGAAGAACGCCGTCACCGAGCGGCCTCCCTGGTCCGCGACCGGGCGGGCGACGATCTGGTGGTCCTGCCGGAGCTGTGGACGGCCGGCGCCTGGTCCTACGACGGCTGGGACCGCGAGGCCGAGAGCGTCGACGGCCCCACGGCCGTCGCCCTGTCCGCCGCCGCCCGGCAGGCCGGGGCCTGGCTGCACGCCGGATCGATCGTCGAACGGGACGCGGACGGCACGCTGTACAACACCGCCCTGCTCTTCGACCGGAACGGCGAGCTGCGCGGCCGCTACCGCAAGATCCACCGCTACGGCTTCGACACCGGCGAGGCGACCCTGATGGGCGGCGGCGACGACGTGGTCACCGTCCCCACCGACTTCGGTGTCGTCGGCCTCGCCATCTGCTACGACCTGCGCTTCCCGGAGCTCTTCCGGGGCCTGATCGACGCGGGCGCGGAGCTGATCGTGATACCCGCCGCCTGGCCCGCGGCACGCCTCATGCACTGGCGGCTCCTCACCCGCACCAGGGCCCTGGAGGAACAGGTCTTCCTGCTGGCCTGCTGCGCCGCCGGCACCCACAGCGGCATCCACCAGGCAGGGCACAGCGTCGTCGTCGACCCCTGGGGCACCGTCCTCGCCGAGGCCGGCCCGGACCAGGAGACGCTCACCGCGGACCTCGACATGTCCGAGGTCACCCGCATCCGCACGGAACTCCCCGTCCTCCACGACCGCGTCCTCGGCATCACGGCCCCGGCGGCGCGGTGA